Within Actinoplanes sp. L3-i22, the genomic segment GCCGGTTGGCCGCCTCGATCAGCCGCCGGTCGACCGAGACCGCCGGGCAGCCGGACTTCGCGCGGTAACGGTTGACCAGGGCGAGGATCTGCTGCTGGACCGGAGAGCCCGGGCTGGCGGAGACGCTCTGCGCGGTGACCGTGGTGTGCGAGGCGGCGATCGGGTCGGCGACGGCCGCGCCCTCGTAGCTCTTCTTCCGCGCCTCGGCCTTGATCCGGGTCGCCGAGGGCCGGGCCGACGGCGTCTCGGTGACCGGATCGGGCGCCGGCCGCCGAGTGGCCGGCGGAGTGCTGACATCAGGCGAAATTTCGGACACGGCCGCCGAGGGCGCGGCCACCGAGGGCCCGGCGTCCGAGGGCGCGGCGTCCACGACCGGCACCTCCGACACGGCCGGCACCGGCGCGCCGAAGATGTTGAGTCCCAGGAATTCGTCCGGTGGCTCCTGCGCCATCGCGCGTGTCGTGGCGACCCCACCCACGATCAGGGCGGCGGCCGCCACGCCGAGCACAACCAGAGGCTTACGCATAACGTGGTCGATCCCAATCCGTCGCGCGCCCCGCCTTCTGCCGGGGCGCTCCCGGGGAGGACCAACGTCACAGACGCGGGGCGGTCACTTCGCCGCCGGGTCCGCTCCGGGGCGCGGTTGTTTCGACAATCCTTGATGCGTACGGCGTGAGCAGCGCAAAGCCGTATCCCGCCAAAGCACACGCGTCGCACAATCGCACTCGATTCCGGCACACTTCCCGCTAACGGGGTAATCCGGGTAGGTGTTCTTGTAAGCCGCGCGGATGGCGTCAACGACACGCGGGCGTGGCTACGGTTCGTCGGTGCGCAACCGATACCTGGACCTGCTTCGTGCCGCGGCCATTCTCCGGGTGATCGTCTACCACCTCTTCGGCTGGTCCTGGCTGTCGATCGTGATGCCCGCGATGGGGGTGATGTTCGCGCTGGCCGGGTCGCTGACCGCGGCGTCGCTGGAGCGGCGGCCGGCGCCCCAGGTCGTGACGTCCCGGTTGCGGCGGCTGCTTCCGCCGCTGTGGCTGCTCGGGCTGCTCGCCGTCCCGACGATGATCGTGCTGGGCTGGGCCGGGGAGAAGGGTGGCGAGCACCCGCTCACGTGGTGGAAGGTCGCCTTCTGGATCCTGCCGCTCGGCGACCCACCGGGCAGCGAGCTCGGCGTCGACGCCTGGGAGCCACTCTGGTACATCCGGGCGTACGTCTGGTTCATCGTTCTTTCCCCGGTGATGTGGTTCGTCTGGAAGAAGCTCGGCCCGGCCTGCTGGCTGCTGGTGCTCGCGCCGTTCGTGGCGATCGCGCTGCTCGACAAGTCCGGCTTCGAGCTGCCCGAGACCGCCGACGTGGTGATGTGGGACTTCGTCACCTACGGGGCGTGCTGGGTGACCGGTTTCGCCCACCGGGACGGCCGGCTGCGCAAGCTCGCCCCGGCCACCGTGGTGTTCCTGGCCGCGATCCTGGCCGGCGCCGCGCTCTACTACCAGAACGGGCACCAGGGCGAGGACGCCTGGGACCTGAACGACGTCTCCGAGTCGCAGTCGCTGTACTCGCTCGCCTTCGTCCTGCTGTTCCTGCGCTGGCAGCCCAGCATGGCCTGGCTGCCGAAGCTCCGGCTGGCGGACCGCGCGGTGACGCTGCTCAACGCCCGCGCGGTGACCATCTACCTCTGGCACAACCTGGCCATCGCGGCGATCTGGCCGATCCTGACCTTCCTCACCGTGGACGACCTGGGCCACCTGGAGAAGCCGGTCACGCTGACCCTGACGCTCGCGCTCACCGCGGTGGCCGTGCTGCTGTTCGGCTGGGTCGAGGACGTCGCCGCCCAGCGCCGCCCGCAGCTCTGGCCGGACACCACCGCCCCGGTCCGGGCCGCCGGCCCGCCGAAGGCCGAGGCTCCGGAGCCCGGCTTCACCGGTCCGGTCCCGGCCGGCTGGCCCGAGGTGAACCGCGCGGGCGAGCCGCTGGCCGGCTGGGGCGCGGCCGGCCGCGACGGCGAACCGGTCGCCGGGCGGCAGCCGGCCGCCCGGCACCAGGCCGAGGTGGCCGGCGCGACCACCGAGAAGCTGGACCTGCCGGCCGGGCAGCGCCCCGGCAAGACCCCGAAGAAGGACGAGAACTCCCTGATCCCCACCTGGTGGGCCGCGAAGGAGTAGCGGACCCGAGACCCCGGCTCCGGTGGGTGGCGGGCGGCTGCCCGCCGGAGCCGGCCCGGGGTTGTTTGCCCCGGCGCAAAGGCATCGGTCAAAGCGAGCAAAGCTCGCGAAAGCGGAGAGATCGGTGACTAGCCTGGAGCCGTGGGGCAGCCAGGTGCTGGAGTGGTCGCGCTGGTCTTCCAGGCCGGCCCGCTCTTCTGTGCGCTCCCCCTCGCCGAGGTCATCGAGACGATGCGCCCGCTGCCGACCCGTCCGCTGGCCGGGACGCCGCACTACGTCCGGGGGCTGACCATCCTGCGCGGCGAACCGTCCCCGGTGATCGACGTGACCCGGCTGCTGACCGGGGTGACGTCCGAGATCGATCGGTACGTCGCGGTGCGGGCCGGCCGGGGCCCGGTGGCCTGCGCGACCGGGCCGGTGCTCAGCGTGCAGACCGTCCACGCCATGCCGCCGGAAGGGCCCAGCACCATGTTCACCGGCGCGTCCCGCTCGCTGGTCGCCGCGGTCGGCCGGTTCGGCACCGAGCCCCTCCTGCTCCTGCGCAGCATCCGGACCGTCCCGGACGAGGTCTGGGAGGCCGCCGCGCAGGAAGCCGGCACGGGAGTGCCGGCGTGAGGGCGGAGCTTCCGCTGGTGCGGTTCCGGGGGATCCTGGAGCACCGGCTCGGGTGGACGACGACCGACACCGAGGCGGTGCCGATCCTGCCGGTGCTCGCCGAGCGGGCCGCCGCCCGGCACCTGGCCGAGGACGAGTACCTGACCCGGCTGGCCGGCCAGGCCTGGCCGGAGGAGACCGCGGTGCTCGCCGAGCGGCTCAGCATCACCGAGACGTACTTCTTCCGGCACGGCGACCAGTTCCGCGCGCTCGGCGAGCGGGTGCTGCCGGAACGCCTCCGGGCCCGGTCCGGGCAGCGGGTGCTGCGGCTGCTCTCGGTCGGCTGCTCGTCCGGCGAGGAGCCGTACTCGCTGGCCATCGCGGCGCAGCGGGCCCGGCCGGCGCTGGACTGGATCGTCGCGGTGGTGGGCGTCGACGCGAACCCGGAGATGCTGCGGCGGGCCCGGCGCGCCGAGTACTCCGAGTGGTCGTTGCGGGAGACTCCCGAGGACGAACGGCGGCGGTGGTTCCGCCGTACGGCGAACGGGTTTGATGTCGTCCCGGAAATTCTCTCCTCGGTGCAGTTCGTCGAACACAACGTGGCCGGGCCGGAGGACCCGCGGATCTGGCAGCCCGGGCGGTACGACGTGATCTTCTGCCGCAACCTGCTGATGTACCTGACCAGGCCGGTGATGACGGTGCTGCTGGGCCGGATCACCGCCGCGCTCGCGCCGGGCGGCGCCCTGTTCCTCGGGCACACCGACACGCTCGGCAGCGATCCGGCCGGATTCGCCGTGGAGCACTTCGGCGACACCGTGTACTACCGGCGGACGGTCCCCGCGGCCGCGACCGCCGCACCCCAGCCGTCGCGTCCCGCGCACCCGCCGCGTCCGCCGCTCCCGGACCGGCCCGCGGCCGACGCCCACGCCCGGGCCCTGGAGCTGTTCCGGGACGAGCGGTTCGCCGCGGCGCTCGCCGTCGCGGAGCCCGGTGACCTGCTGCTGCGCGGGGTGCTGCTGGCCCAGCTCGGCCGGCTCGACGAGGCCCGGGCGATCGCCCGGCGGCTGATCGACGCCGGCGGCACCGACCCGGACGCCCACCAGTTGCTCGGCGCGTGTCACGAGGTGGACGAACCGGATCAGGCGCACGGGGAGTACCGGCTGGCGGCGTACCTCGATCCCGGGTTCGCCATGCCCCGGCTGCGGATGGGCCTGCTGGCCCGGCGCCGCGGCGACGGCGGCAACGCGGCGGCCGACCTGGCCGCGGCGCTGGAGCTGCTGGCCCGCGAGTCCGAGGAGCGGATCACGATGTTCGGCGGCGGGTTCGGGCGGCTCACGCTGAGCTCGCTGTGCCGGTCCGAGCTGGACGCGGCGACGGCGCGGGGGACCCGGCGATGACCGAAAGCATCCAGACCCGGGTCGATCGGCTGCGGGCCGATTTCGATCGCTCCTTCGCGGTGCCGTTGCGGACCCTGGACGACGACGCGGTGGAGCTGCTCGCGGTCGGGGTGGGTGGCCGGGCGTACGCGATGCGGCTGTCCCAGACCTCCGGGCTCTACCCGGACCGGCCGGTGACACCGCTGCCCACCTCGGTCCCGGCGCTGCGCGGCCTGGCCGGGTTCGCCGGCGTGGTGGTCCCGGTCTACGACCTGGCCGCCCTGCTCGGGCATCCGATCGCCGACGAGCCGCGCTGGCTGGTGCTGGCCGGCGGCACGCCACCGCTGGCGCTCGCCTTCCACCAGCTCGACCACCACGTCCGGGTACCGGCCGGCGACGTGGTGGACGCGTCCGGCTCGACTCCGGTCCGGGGCTGCCTGCGGGGCATGGTCCGGCTGCCGGACGGCGACCGGCCGATCATCGACGTACCGGCCACCCGCGCCCTGGCCCACCGCATGGCCGGGCATGAACTCACGGAGGGAACCC encodes:
- a CDS encoding CAP domain-containing protein, producing the protein MRKPLVVLGVAAAALIVGGVATTRAMAQEPPDEFLGLNIFGAPVPAVSEVPVVDAAPSDAGPSVAAPSAAVSEISPDVSTPPATRRPAPDPVTETPSARPSATRIKAEARKKSYEGAAVADPIAASHTTVTAQSVSASPGSPVQQQILALVNRYRAKSGCPAVSVDRRLIEAANRHAADMARRDYFQHESPNGDKAGERVSETGYQWRWYGENIARGQDSPWEVMDGWMNSPEHRSNILDCKLDQIGVGLAIDGDKTPYWVQDFATPK
- a CDS encoding acyltransferase; translated protein: MRNRYLDLLRAAAILRVIVYHLFGWSWLSIVMPAMGVMFALAGSLTAASLERRPAPQVVTSRLRRLLPPLWLLGLLAVPTMIVLGWAGEKGGEHPLTWWKVAFWILPLGDPPGSELGVDAWEPLWYIRAYVWFIVLSPVMWFVWKKLGPACWLLVLAPFVAIALLDKSGFELPETADVVMWDFVTYGACWVTGFAHRDGRLRKLAPATVVFLAAILAGAALYYQNGHQGEDAWDLNDVSESQSLYSLAFVLLFLRWQPSMAWLPKLRLADRAVTLLNARAVTIYLWHNLAIAAIWPILTFLTVDDLGHLEKPVTLTLTLALTAVAVLLFGWVEDVAAQRRPQLWPDTTAPVRAAGPPKAEAPEPGFTGPVPAGWPEVNRAGEPLAGWGAAGRDGEPVAGRQPAARHQAEVAGATTEKLDLPAGQRPGKTPKKDENSLIPTWWAAKE
- a CDS encoding chemotaxis protein CheW; protein product: MGQPGAGVVALVFQAGPLFCALPLAEVIETMRPLPTRPLAGTPHYVRGLTILRGEPSPVIDVTRLLTGVTSEIDRYVAVRAGRGPVACATGPVLSVQTVHAMPPEGPSTMFTGASRSLVAAVGRFGTEPLLLLRSIRTVPDEVWEAAAQEAGTGVPA
- a CDS encoding protein-glutamate O-methyltransferase CheR — protein: MRAELPLVRFRGILEHRLGWTTTDTEAVPILPVLAERAAARHLAEDEYLTRLAGQAWPEETAVLAERLSITETYFFRHGDQFRALGERVLPERLRARSGQRVLRLLSVGCSSGEEPYSLAIAAQRARPALDWIVAVVGVDANPEMLRRARRAEYSEWSLRETPEDERRRWFRRTANGFDVVPEILSSVQFVEHNVAGPEDPRIWQPGRYDVIFCRNLLMYLTRPVMTVLLGRITAALAPGGALFLGHTDTLGSDPAGFAVEHFGDTVYYRRTVPAAATAAPQPSRPAHPPRPPLPDRPAADAHARALELFRDERFAAALAVAEPGDLLLRGVLLAQLGRLDEARAIARRLIDAGGTDPDAHQLLGACHEVDEPDQAHGEYRLAAYLDPGFAMPRLRMGLLARRRGDGGNAAADLAAALELLARESEERITMFGGGFGRLTLSSLCRSELDAATARGTRR
- a CDS encoding chemotaxis protein CheW, which translates into the protein MTESIQTRVDRLRADFDRSFAVPLRTLDDDAVELLAVGVGGRAYAMRLSQTSGLYPDRPVTPLPTSVPALRGLAGFAGVVVPVYDLAALLGHPIADEPRWLVLAGGTPPLALAFHQLDHHVRVPAGDVVDASGSTPVRGCLRGMVRLPDGDRPIIDVPATRALAHRMAGHELTEGTP